From Rhizobium sp. NZLR1, a single genomic window includes:
- a CDS encoding SGNH/GDSL hydrolase family protein codes for MTKAVLCYGDSLTWGYDAETIGRHDYKNRWTSVLQAALGSEARVIAEGLNGRTTAFDDHLADCDRNGARILPTILQTHAPLDLVILLLGTNDMKPVVAGSAFAACQGISRLVRLIRNHAWPFEFDGPEILIVAPPAICATGNVPFAASFPGGIDESAKLATLYRDLADELGCGFFDGNSVARTTPIDGIHLDAENTRALGRGLESIVRMMLGI; via the coding sequence ATGACCAAGGCCGTTCTTTGTTATGGCGACTCGCTGACCTGGGGTTATGACGCCGAGACGATCGGCCGTCATGACTACAAGAATCGCTGGACGAGCGTGCTTCAGGCAGCGCTCGGCAGTGAGGCGCGTGTCATTGCCGAAGGCCTGAATGGTCGCACGACCGCTTTCGACGATCACCTGGCCGACTGCGACCGCAACGGTGCGCGCATTCTGCCGACGATCCTGCAGACGCACGCGCCGCTCGACCTCGTCATCCTTCTGCTCGGCACCAACGACATGAAGCCGGTCGTGGCCGGCTCGGCTTTTGCCGCCTGCCAGGGCATCAGCCGGCTCGTACGGCTGATCCGCAATCATGCCTGGCCCTTCGAATTCGACGGGCCGGAGATCCTGATCGTGGCGCCGCCGGCGATCTGCGCGACCGGCAATGTGCCTTTCGCCGCATCCTTTCCCGGCGGCATCGACGAATCGGCAAAGCTTGCAACCCTTTATCGTGATCTTGCCGACGAACTCGGCTGCGGCTTTTTCGACGGCAATTCCGTCGCCAGGACCACACCGATCGACGGCATTCACCTCGATGCGGAAAATACGCGTGCGCTCGGGCGTGGGCTGGAATCGATCGTACGGATGATGCTGGGGATCTGA
- a CDS encoding GNAT family N-acetyltransferase, which translates to MTAFIALRQASRRDASELAILADIASHGFASRLWFADVANGISDTPLERGRLKMSEEEVIGGWQDAVIAEAYGEVAGVAIGHALQEGIGDIEATIPATKPMLALQKTVVGIWFVGSLGVYRHLRGIGIGRRLLEDQIDRADRRPVSLITASDNEAALSLYGRNGFLEAARADAVPLFENSKRHAWVLMTRSAA; encoded by the coding sequence ATGACCGCCTTCATCGCCCTGCGGCAGGCCTCACGGCGGGATGCCTCGGAGCTGGCGATCTTGGCGGATATTGCCTCGCACGGTTTTGCTTCCCGGCTCTGGTTCGCCGATGTGGCGAACGGCATCAGCGACACGCCCTTAGAGCGGGGCCGGCTGAAGATGAGCGAAGAGGAAGTTATCGGCGGCTGGCAGGATGCCGTCATCGCCGAGGCCTATGGCGAGGTCGCGGGTGTGGCGATCGGCCATGCGCTGCAGGAAGGCATAGGCGATATCGAGGCGACGATTCCAGCGACCAAGCCGATGCTCGCCTTGCAGAAAACGGTAGTCGGAATCTGGTTCGTCGGCAGTCTCGGCGTCTATCGCCATCTGCGCGGCATCGGCATCGGACGCAGGCTGCTGGAGGATCAGATCGACAGGGCCGATCGCCGCCCCGTCAGTCTCATTACCGCAAGTGATAACGAAGCGGCTCTGTCGCTTTATGGAAGAAACGGATTCCTGGAGGCTGCGCGCGCCGATGCCGTGCCGCTCTTCGAAAACAGCAAAAGACACGCGTGGGTGCTCATGACCCGCAGCGCAGCGTAA
- the lpdA gene encoding dihydrolipoyl dehydrogenase: MAESYDVIIIGSGPGGYVAAIRASQLGLKTAIVEREHMGGICLNWGCIPTKALLRSAEVLDHANHFKDYGLVLEGTVKPDAKAVVGRSRAVSARLNAGVGFLMKKNKIDIIWGEGKITKPGEIVVGKSSKPAVEPQHPLPKNVKGEGTYTAKHIIIATGARPRALPGIEPDGKLIWTYFEALKPDALPKSLIVMGSGAIGIEFASFYRSMGVDVTVVEVMPTIMPVEDAEITAIARKQLEKRGLKIFTSAKVTKVEKGAGSITAHVETADGKVQQITADRLISAVGVQGNIENLGLEALGVKTDRGCVVIDGYGKTSVAGIYAIGDVAGPPMLAHKAEHEGVVCVEKIAGLPNVHPTDKGKVPGCTYCNPQVASVGITEAKAKEQGGDIRVGRFSFAANGKAIALGEDQGMVKVIFDNKTGELLGAHMVGAEVTELIQGFVVAMNLETTEEELMHTIFPHPTVSETMKEAVLDAYGRVLNA; the protein is encoded by the coding sequence ATGGCTGAATCCTACGACGTCATCATCATCGGCTCCGGCCCCGGCGGCTATGTCGCCGCCATTCGCGCCAGCCAGCTCGGCCTCAAGACCGCGATTGTCGAGCGCGAGCATATGGGCGGCATCTGCCTGAACTGGGGCTGCATACCCACAAAGGCGCTGCTGCGCTCGGCCGAGGTGCTCGACCATGCCAATCACTTCAAGGATTACGGTCTCGTTCTCGAAGGCACGGTCAAGCCGGATGCCAAGGCCGTCGTCGGCCGCTCGCGCGCCGTCTCCGCCCGTCTCAATGCCGGCGTCGGCTTCCTGATGAAAAAGAACAAGATCGACATCATCTGGGGCGAGGGCAAGATCACCAAGCCTGGCGAGATCGTCGTTGGCAAGTCGTCGAAGCCCGCCGTCGAGCCGCAGCACCCGCTGCCGAAGAACGTCAAGGGCGAGGGCACCTATACCGCCAAGCATATCATCATCGCCACCGGCGCCCGCCCGCGCGCGCTGCCCGGCATCGAGCCTGATGGTAAACTGATCTGGACCTATTTCGAGGCGCTGAAGCCGGATGCACTGCCGAAGTCGCTGATCGTCATGGGTTCGGGCGCGATCGGTATCGAATTCGCAAGCTTCTATCGCTCGATGGGCGTCGACGTGACCGTTGTCGAAGTCATGCCGACCATCATGCCGGTCGAGGATGCCGAGATTACCGCCATCGCCCGCAAACAGCTTGAAAAGCGCGGCCTCAAGATCTTCACCAGCGCCAAGGTCACCAAGGTCGAGAAAGGTGCGGGCAGCATCACCGCGCATGTCGAGACCGCAGACGGCAAGGTCCAGCAGATCACTGCCGACCGGCTGATTTCGGCCGTCGGCGTTCAGGGCAACATCGAAAACCTCGGCCTCGAGGCGCTCGGCGTCAAGACCGACCGCGGCTGCGTCGTCATCGACGGTTATGGCAAGACCAGTGTCGCCGGCATCTATGCGATCGGCGATGTCGCCGGCCCGCCGATGCTGGCGCACAAGGCCGAGCATGAGGGCGTGGTCTGCGTCGAAAAGATCGCCGGCCTGCCGAACGTTCATCCCACTGATAAGGGCAAGGTCCCGGGCTGCACCTATTGCAATCCGCAGGTCGCCTCCGTCGGCATCACCGAAGCCAAGGCCAAGGAACAGGGCGGCGACATCCGCGTCGGCCGCTTCTCCTTCGCGGCGAACGGCAAGGCGATCGCGCTCGGCGAAGACCAGGGCATGGTGAAGGTGATCTTCGACAACAAGACCGGTGAGCTGCTCGGCGCCCACATGGTCGGCGCTGAAGTCACCGAGCTCATCCAGGGCTTCGTCGTCGCGATGAACCTCGAAACGACCGAGGAAGAACTGATGCACACCATCTTCCCGCATCCCACCGTTTCCGAAACGATGAAGGAAGCGGTGCTCGATGCCTATGGCCGTGTGCTGAACGCTTGA
- a CDS encoding GlsB/YeaQ/YmgE family stress response membrane protein produces MSMETQALLVFLLIGLVAGFLASLVVGGGGLIRCLLSGIIGAFVGGYLFSALGISLGIENALVVQIIHATVGAIIVVLIARAVA; encoded by the coding sequence ATGTCTATGGAGACGCAGGCGTTGCTGGTGTTTTTGCTGATCGGCCTCGTTGCAGGCTTCCTCGCAAGTCTGGTCGTCGGTGGCGGCGGCTTGATAAGATGCCTGCTGAGCGGCATCATCGGCGCCTTCGTCGGCGGTTACCTGTTCAGCGCGCTCGGCATTTCGCTGGGCATTGAAAACGCGCTGGTGGTGCAGATCATCCACGCCACCGTCGGCGCCATCATCGTGGTGCTGATCGCCAGAGCGGTCGCTTGA
- a CDS encoding GlsB/YeaQ/YmgE family stress response membrane protein: MESVGWISAIIIGGLAGWLAGKLMEARYGIFLNIVLGIVGSVVASAVLAQFDVEVVGGRLGYFVTGFLGACLLIFLARLVRR; the protein is encoded by the coding sequence ATGGAAAGTGTCGGCTGGATTTCGGCAATCATCATCGGCGGACTTGCGGGCTGGCTCGCCGGCAAGCTGATGGAAGCGCGATACGGGATTTTCCTGAACATCGTGCTCGGCATCGTCGGTTCGGTCGTCGCCAGCGCCGTGCTCGCGCAGTTTGATGTCGAAGTGGTCGGTGGGCGGCTCGGTTACTTCGTGACGGGTTTCCTCGGCGCCTGCCTGCTGATATTCCTGGCGCGGCTCGTGCGGCGCTAG
- the lipA gene encoding lipoyl synthase, whose product MVTILDTINPDAKRVRHPEKAHRPDTEVMRKPDWIRVKAPTSKGYAETRAIVKEHKLVTVCEEAGCPNIGECWDKKHATFMIMGEICTRACAFCNVATGKPNALDMAEPENVAKAVKEMGLSHVVITSVDRDDLEDGGAEHFEKVIWAIRAASPVTTIEILTPDFLKKPGALERVVAAKPDVFNHNMETVPGNYLTVRPGARYFHSVRLLQRVKELDPTMFTKSGIMVGLGEERNEVLQLMDDLRTADVDFLTIGQYLQPTRKHHRVESFVTPDEFKSYETVAYSKGFLMVASSPLTRSSHHAGDDFARLRAAREKKLLIAAE is encoded by the coding sequence ATGGTGACCATTCTCGACACGATCAATCCTGACGCCAAGCGCGTGCGCCATCCCGAAAAGGCGCATCGGCCCGATACGGAAGTCATGCGCAAGCCGGACTGGATCCGCGTCAAGGCGCCGACCTCCAAGGGGTATGCCGAGACGCGCGCGATCGTGAAGGAGCACAAGCTCGTCACCGTCTGCGAAGAGGCCGGCTGCCCGAATATCGGCGAGTGCTGGGACAAGAAGCACGCCACTTTCATGATCATGGGCGAGATCTGTACTCGCGCCTGCGCCTTCTGCAACGTCGCCACCGGCAAGCCGAACGCGCTCGATATGGCCGAGCCGGAGAATGTCGCCAAGGCGGTCAAGGAGATGGGCCTATCCCACGTCGTCATCACCTCGGTCGACCGTGACGACCTGGAGGACGGCGGCGCCGAACACTTCGAAAAGGTGATCTGGGCGATCCGCGCGGCCTCGCCGGTGACGACGATCGAGATCCTGACGCCGGATTTCCTGAAGAAGCCTGGTGCGCTGGAACGCGTCGTCGCCGCCAAGCCTGACGTTTTCAACCACAATATGGAAACGGTGCCCGGCAACTATCTGACGGTTCGCCCCGGCGCGCGCTATTTCCATTCGGTCCGCCTGCTGCAGCGGGTGAAGGAACTCGATCCCACCATGTTCACCAAATCGGGCATCATGGTCGGCCTCGGCGAGGAGCGCAACGAAGTGCTGCAGCTGATGGACGATCTGCGCACCGCCGACGTCGATTTCCTGACGATCGGCCAGTACCTGCAGCCGACCCGCAAACATCACAGGGTCGAAAGCTTCGTCACTCCAGACGAGTTCAAGTCTTATGAGACCGTCGCCTACAGCAAGGGCTTCCTGATGGTCGCCTCCAGCCCGCTGACCCGCTCCTCCCACCATGCCGGCGACGATTTCGCCCGGCTGAGAGCGGCGCGCGAAAAGAAGCTGCTGATCGCCGCCGAGTAA
- a CDS encoding class I SAM-dependent methyltransferase, producing MSFLTEHFITNAKDILFAGNTPLDYKFLQSEFLFDHRLKSRQFLCDLLPKGGVGAELGVFTGLFSTILLDRARPKSAYFVDPWWLIFGNRYPDWGIYTANGRLSTRRAHDVASRRIKKNAHGASVSVHVAYSVPFLEQLPDDHLDWVYLDSSHSYAGTAEELKVLRRKVKPGGIVAGDDWHDTLGHTHSGVAVAVREAVGVGAFQMIGSYPALQWAIRRP from the coding sequence ATGAGCTTTTTGACAGAACATTTCATCACAAATGCAAAAGATATACTTTTTGCCGGGAACACACCTCTAGACTATAAATTTCTACAGTCCGAATTTTTGTTCGACCACCGATTGAAGAGCAGACAATTCCTCTGTGATTTGCTTCCTAAGGGTGGTGTCGGCGCTGAGCTTGGCGTGTTCACCGGATTGTTCTCGACCATTCTGCTCGACCGGGCCAGACCGAAGTCCGCCTATTTCGTCGACCCTTGGTGGTTGATTTTCGGAAATCGCTATCCGGACTGGGGCATTTATACCGCCAATGGCCGGTTATCGACTAGGCGTGCCCACGATGTGGCTTCGCGACGTATCAAAAAGAATGCGCATGGCGCAAGCGTATCGGTGCATGTGGCCTATTCAGTACCCTTCCTTGAGCAGCTTCCCGACGACCATCTTGACTGGGTCTATCTGGATTCTTCGCATTCCTATGCTGGCACGGCCGAGGAGCTCAAAGTGCTGAGGCGTAAGGTAAAACCGGGCGGTATTGTCGCCGGTGACGATTGGCACGACACTCTCGGGCATACCCACAGCGGCGTAGCTGTCGCCGTTCGCGAGGCAGTCGGGGTTGGCGCGTTCCAGATGATCGGCAGCTACCCCGCGCTGCAATGGGCGATACGCCGACCCTGA
- a CDS encoding AAA family ATPase, whose protein sequence is MPIHVVDPDRPAEIVRSADRILVIGCPGSGKSTLAKRLSRALDLEYISMDRDFYWLPGWKKRPRDEIDRLIATAAAAERWIMDGTGLSSFHLRLPRADAVIWLRPPRYACLYGIVSRAFRYFGRNRPELPAGCPERLSLDALTYIWNFERDAVPLIEAALRDYGLANSTVVIRSREAASRLAATSA, encoded by the coding sequence ATGCCAATCCATGTCGTTGATCCGGATCGTCCGGCGGAAATCGTCAGAAGCGCCGACCGTATCCTGGTGATCGGCTGCCCCGGCAGCGGCAAGAGCACGCTCGCAAAGCGGCTTTCGCGAGCCCTCGACCTTGAATACATCTCCATGGACCGCGACTTCTATTGGCTGCCCGGCTGGAAAAAGAGGCCGCGCGACGAGATCGACCGCCTGATCGCCACTGCCGCGGCGGCGGAACGCTGGATCATGGATGGGACCGGCCTCAGCTCCTTCCATCTCCGCCTGCCACGCGCCGATGCGGTCATTTGGCTTCGCCCGCCAAGATATGCATGCCTCTACGGTATCGTCTCAAGAGCGTTTCGTTATTTTGGGCGCAACCGTCCCGAACTGCCCGCCGGATGCCCTGAACGCCTCTCGCTGGATGCTCTCACCTATATCTGGAATTTCGAGCGGGATGCGGTCCCCTTGATCGAGGCCGCCCTTCGGGACTATGGGCTTGCAAATTCCACTGTTGTCATAAGATCACGCGAAGCGGCTAGCCGGCTCGCCGCTACTAGTGCTTAG
- a CDS encoding DUF1772 domain-containing protein, whose product MSLLFKIMAIAGPAGFGGVMLAIGIILGGHWKSLPPADFLDSFGRYGGFIQRAIPLVVIPTLIGVAGMLWIDWSNAATRNLWLAEAGCIAAILVLTMAYFVPSNDAFGAKAVAADQVSAKLDTWLFVHNFRIALAFAASSLGVWAISR is encoded by the coding sequence ATGTCACTGCTGTTCAAAATCATGGCAATCGCCGGTCCTGCGGGGTTCGGGGGCGTCATGCTCGCCATCGGCATCATCCTTGGCGGACACTGGAAGAGCCTGCCTCCCGCCGATTTCCTTGACTCGTTCGGCAGGTATGGCGGCTTTATCCAACGCGCCATTCCACTCGTCGTGATCCCAACGCTGATCGGGGTGGCCGGCATGCTCTGGATCGACTGGAGCAATGCGGCAACGCGCAACCTCTGGCTTGCCGAGGCGGGCTGTATCGCCGCTATTCTCGTGCTGACGATGGCCTATTTTGTGCCTAGCAACGACGCTTTCGGCGCGAAGGCGGTGGCCGCCGACCAGGTTTCGGCGAAGCTCGACACCTGGCTGTTCGTTCACAACTTCCGCATCGCCCTCGCCTTTGCTGCCTCTTCGCTCGGAGTGTGGGCCATCAGCCGGTGA
- a CDS encoding MarR family winged helix-turn-helix transcriptional regulator produces the protein MDEATRTPIGEALTDLILSMFRVNNLTLIWGDRLVAPYGLTSARWQILGAIVHADRPQPVAWLARDLGANRQNVQRIVNDLYGEGLVEFEPNPHHRRAQLVVLTGKGQQAYDAAIAAYNPRVNAMAGGLSLAEIQTAHRVMMTLRHSLEGEIGAEKHD, from the coding sequence ATGGATGAAGCGACGCGAACCCCGATAGGCGAGGCCTTGACGGATCTGATCCTTTCGATGTTTCGGGTGAACAACTTGACCTTGATCTGGGGAGACCGACTAGTTGCGCCCTACGGGCTGACCAGCGCACGCTGGCAGATATTGGGGGCGATCGTGCATGCCGATCGGCCGCAGCCGGTGGCATGGCTCGCCCGGGACCTCGGTGCCAACCGCCAGAACGTGCAGCGCATCGTCAATGATCTGTACGGAGAAGGGCTGGTCGAATTCGAACCCAACCCGCATCACCGGCGGGCGCAACTCGTCGTGCTGACCGGGAAAGGACAGCAAGCTTACGATGCCGCGATCGCTGCCTACAATCCGCGCGTCAACGCCATGGCCGGAGGACTTTCACTTGCCGAAATCCAAACCGCGCATCGCGTTATGATGACGCTGCGGCACAGTCTCGAAGGAGAAATCGGTGCGGAAAAGCACGACTGA
- a CDS encoding type II toxin-antitoxin system RatA family toxin: protein MPQFETHRPVPHTPEQMFDLVADVERYPEFLPLCEALAIRSRKERDGKILLVADMTVGYKAIRETFTTQVLLNRAEHVIEVKYIDGPFRYLDNRWHFAETLTGGCTVDFFIDYEFKSRILGALMGSMFDRAFRMFTEAFETRANRIYTTA, encoded by the coding sequence ATGCCGCAATTCGAAACGCACCGTCCCGTCCCGCACACACCCGAACAGATGTTTGACCTCGTTGCCGATGTCGAGCGCTATCCGGAATTTCTGCCGCTCTGCGAAGCCCTGGCCATCAGGAGCCGCAAGGAGCGCGACGGCAAGATCCTGCTCGTCGCCGATATGACGGTCGGGTACAAGGCGATCCGCGAGACCTTCACGACCCAGGTGCTGCTGAACCGGGCCGAGCACGTTATCGAGGTCAAATATATCGATGGTCCGTTCAGATATCTCGACAATCGCTGGCATTTCGCCGAGACGCTGACCGGCGGCTGCACCGTCGATTTCTTCATCGACTACGAGTTCAAGAGCCGCATCCTCGGGGCGTTGATGGGCTCGATGTTCGACCGCGCCTTCCGCATGTTCACCGAAGCCTTCGAGACCAGGGCAAACCGGATCTACACGACGGCCTGA
- a CDS encoding CinA family protein yields MMSLFPQDILSAAETIIRDFTTAGLVISTAESCTGGLIAGALTEISGSSAVVDRGFVTYTNTAKIELLGVQAETLLRFGAVSEETARQMVHGALFRSRAAIAIAVTGIAGPGGGSPEKPVGLVHLAAKSRAGALIHRKMLYGDIGRSEVRLATVRTALEMVHSLLAG; encoded by the coding sequence ATGATGAGCCTTTTTCCTCAGGATATTCTGTCGGCGGCGGAGACGATCATCCGTGACTTCACCACCGCCGGGCTGGTGATCTCGACCGCCGAATCCTGCACTGGCGGATTGATCGCCGGCGCGCTGACCGAGATATCGGGCTCCTCGGCCGTCGTCGACCGCGGCTTTGTGACCTATACCAATACCGCGAAGATCGAATTGCTCGGCGTGCAAGCGGAAACGCTGCTGCGCTTCGGGGCGGTGTCGGAGGAAACGGCGCGGCAGATGGTGCATGGCGCCCTCTTCCGCTCGCGCGCCGCAATCGCCATTGCCGTCACCGGCATTGCCGGCCCTGGCGGCGGATCGCCCGAAAAACCCGTCGGCCTCGTGCATCTCGCCGCCAAGTCACGCGCCGGCGCGCTCATCCATCGAAAGATGCTCTATGGCGATATCGGCCGCAGCGAGGTTCGGCTGGCAACCGTCCGGACGGCGCTGGAAATGGTGCACTCGCTCCTCGCCGGCTGA
- a CDS encoding bifunctional 2-C-methyl-D-erythritol 4-phosphate cytidylyltransferase/2-C-methyl-D-erythritol 2,4-cyclodiphosphate synthase, which produces MLQMPSKQPISAGIVIVAAGRGERAGSSKEGPKQYRMIGGKPVIVHTLENFMTWEAATEIVVVIHPDDEALFARAFRHIISATPIEMVHGGATRQQSVLAGLRYLKDKQISHVLIHDAVRPFFDHVLLDRITESLGDGAQAVLPAIPVTDTLKRADSAGTVLTTVSREHLYAAQTPQSFAFETILDAHEKAAASGRSDFTDDASIAEWLGIPVTIVEGTPDNVKLTVKKDIAMADDKLSTSPLPDVRTGNGYDVHQLEAGDGVTLCGVFIPHDQKLKGHSDADVALHALTDALLATCGAGDIGDHFPPSDPQWKGAASRIFIEHAARIVRDHGGTIMNADVSLIAEAPKVGPHRQAMRAKLSDYLGIDIERCSVKATTNETIGFVGRREGIAAIATATVVYRGRK; this is translated from the coding sequence ATGCTGCAAATGCCTTCTAAGCAACCGATATCGGCTGGAATTGTCATCGTTGCCGCCGGCCGCGGCGAGCGTGCAGGCTCCTCAAAGGAAGGCCCCAAGCAATATCGCATGATCGGCGGCAAGCCGGTTATCGTGCATACGCTTGAAAACTTCATGACATGGGAAGCGGCGACCGAGATCGTCGTCGTCATTCATCCCGATGACGAGGCGCTGTTTGCCAGAGCCTTTCGCCACATCATCTCGGCAACACCGATCGAAATGGTGCATGGCGGCGCGACCCGCCAGCAATCCGTGCTGGCCGGTCTCAGATATCTCAAGGACAAGCAAATCAGCCATGTGCTGATCCACGATGCCGTGCGGCCGTTCTTCGACCACGTGCTTCTCGACCGCATTACCGAGAGCCTCGGCGACGGCGCGCAGGCGGTGCTGCCGGCGATCCCGGTCACCGACACGCTGAAACGCGCCGACAGCGCCGGCACCGTGCTGACGACCGTTTCGCGCGAGCACCTCTACGCGGCGCAGACGCCACAGTCCTTCGCTTTCGAAACGATCCTTGACGCGCATGAAAAGGCGGCGGCGAGCGGGCGAAGCGATTTCACCGACGATGCCTCTATCGCCGAATGGCTGGGCATTCCGGTGACGATCGTCGAGGGCACGCCCGATAACGTCAAGCTGACGGTGAAGAAGGATATCGCCATGGCCGACGACAAGCTGTCGACGTCACCGCTTCCCGATGTGCGCACAGGCAATGGGTACGACGTGCACCAGCTTGAAGCAGGCGATGGCGTGACGCTCTGCGGTGTGTTCATTCCGCATGACCAGAAGCTTAAAGGACATTCCGATGCCGACGTCGCGCTGCATGCGCTGACGGACGCGCTGCTTGCCACCTGCGGCGCCGGCGATATCGGCGATCATTTCCCGCCATCCGACCCGCAATGGAAGGGCGCGGCGTCGCGGATCTTCATCGAGCATGCCGCCCGGATCGTGCGCGATCACGGCGGCACGATCATGAATGCCGACGTCTCGCTGATCGCCGAGGCGCCGAAGGTCGGCCCGCATCGCCAAGCCATGCGGGCGAAACTGTCGGATTATCTCGGTATCGATATCGAGCGCTGCTCGGTCAAGGCGACCACCAACGAGACGATCGGCTTCGTCGGCCGGCGCGAAGGCATCGCGGCGATCGCCACGGCGACCGTCGTCTATCGCGGGAGGAAATGA
- the dusB gene encoding tRNA dihydrouridine synthase DusB, with the protein MSGVTDMPFRELAWRFGAGLVVTEMVASRELVNDTAESWSRLRATGFRPHMVQLAGREAHWMAEAAKIAADHGADIIDINMGCPAKKVIGGYSGSALMRDPDHALGLIEATVRAVDIPLTLKMRLGWDENSINAPDIARRAEAAGIRLVTIHGRTRMQFYEGRADWDAIRAVREAISIPLIANGDVETAEDAQEILRRSGADAVMIGRGCQGRPWHAGVIAGGAEPHRQEIADVAVEHYAMMLDFYGEAVGIRHARKHLGWYLQRFAADLTGGEKAAIMTSRDPREVAARLYEALASTVVDSREAA; encoded by the coding sequence ATGTCCGGCGTCACGGACATGCCCTTCCGCGAGCTCGCCTGGCGCTTCGGTGCCGGCCTCGTCGTCACCGAAATGGTGGCAAGCCGCGAACTGGTCAACGACACCGCCGAATCCTGGTCGCGGCTGCGGGCCACGGGCTTCCGGCCGCATATGGTGCAGCTCGCTGGCCGCGAAGCGCACTGGATGGCTGAGGCGGCGAAGATCGCTGCCGATCACGGCGCCGATATCATCGACATCAACATGGGCTGCCCGGCGAAGAAGGTGATCGGCGGTTATTCCGGCTCGGCGCTGATGCGCGATCCCGATCATGCGCTCGGCCTCATCGAGGCGACGGTTAGGGCCGTCGACATTCCGCTGACGCTGAAGATGCGCCTCGGCTGGGATGAAAATTCCATCAACGCGCCCGACATCGCGCGCCGCGCCGAGGCGGCCGGCATCCGGCTGGTGACCATTCATGGGCGCACCCGCATGCAATTTTATGAAGGCCGTGCTGATTGGGATGCGATCCGCGCCGTCCGCGAGGCGATCTCCATTCCGCTGATCGCCAATGGCGATGTCGAAACTGCAGAGGACGCGCAGGAAATATTGCGCCGCTCCGGTGCCGATGCCGTCATGATCGGCAGGGGCTGTCAAGGCAGGCCGTGGCATGCCGGCGTTATCGCCGGTGGCGCCGAGCCGCACCGGCAGGAGATCGCCGATGTCGCCGTCGAACATTACGCGATGATGCTCGATTTCTACGGCGAGGCGGTGGGGATCCGCCATGCCCGCAAGCATCTCGGCTGGTATCTCCAGCGTTTCGCCGCTGATCTCACCGGTGGCGAAAAGGCAGCGATCATGACCTCACGAGATCCGCGCGAGGTGGCCGCGCGCCTTTACGAGGCGCTGGCATCAACTGTTGTCGACAGCCGGGAGGCGGCATGA